In Aedes albopictus strain Foshan chromosome 3, AalbF5, whole genome shotgun sequence, the following are encoded in one genomic region:
- the LOC134291086 gene encoding uncharacterized protein LOC134291086 — protein sequence MTAELQAILIALQYLEENDIENAVILTDSKSGSELVSSQLEETERDEIIQAIIEKAASQNTCIQWIPGHVGLEGNEIADSLAKAGLHANETIQNRILPHDAYNSIKQAISTEVQQWYVNYTQEYGKGRKFFKIQTTINTKSWFHNLPFTNTETRTLNRLLAGHDYSPFWLSKMMVKDEMFCDLCDCLNTSEHIIFQCVKHRMTTRT from the exons ATGACAGCGGAGCTGCAGGCCATCCTGATAGCACTACAGTACCTGGAAGAAAACGATATTGAGAATGCGGTTATTCTAACTGACTCAAAGTCGGGTAGCGAACTCGTCAGTAGTCAACTGGAAGAGACAGAAAGAGACGAGATCATACAAGCAATCATAGAGAAAGCAGCCTCACAAAATACTTGCATACAGTGGATCCCAGGACACGTTGGACTGGAGGGCAATGAGATCGCCGACAGTCTGGCCAAGGCGGGACTCCACGCTAACGAAACCATTCAAAATAGGATTCTACCTCACGACGCCTACAACTCGATCAAACAAGCCATTTCTACAGAAGTCCAACAGTGGTACGTGAACTACACCCAAGAGTACGGTAAAGGAAGAAAATTCTTTAAGATTCAAACCACAATCAACACCAAATCGTGGTTTCACAACCTACCATTCACCAACACCGAAACAAGGACCCTCAACCGACTGCTAGCGGGTCATGACTACTCGCCTTTCTGGCTGAGCAAGATGATGGTCAAAGACGAGATGTTCTGCGATTTGTGCGACTGCCTCAACACTTCGGAGCACATAATTTTCCAATGTGTGAAACAC CGTATGACGACAAGAACGTAG